Proteins from one Leptospiraceae bacterium genomic window:
- a CDS encoding PAS domain-containing protein, with translation MNEKFKELREQAETILKNNLSQNSDIPASEFQKIIHDLQVYQIELELQNEELRNTQTQLETSKNNYAELYNQSPAGYVTLNQNSIILQANQTFMDMVGKDSSKVLNISFSEFLDPEDRSIFLARFHAFFRNPTEKYIELKLEGKGGKIIYVRMAGNLLVENNITPKKESATPKLFLIINDITSEKKVEETLLESNTRLTLGMRVANMAWWEMDIATGNVTIDKKKAEMLGYPPERFKHYKDFTDLIHPDDHTKAMNALLEHISGQVDRYEVEYRILAKSGEYKWFLDIGSIVKWNASGKPLTIIGLVKNITDRKIAENKLIELNATKDKFFSILAHDLRGPIGSLHSSFEYLSNIDENTKVEKFNRFLPLLKNSAKSILTLLENLLVWARSQKGDIPYNPSKHNLNNIIHSNIQLFLATAKGRNVKLTTQLEQEFYSFFDVDMITTVLRNLISNALKFTNENDSIQISVHTLENKLEVRVEDSGIGMQQSTLETLFRIDVRHQSNAGTNGEKGTGLGLILCKEFLDKHNEKISATSELGKGSMFIFTLPNLTESS, from the coding sequence ATGAATGAAAAATTTAAAGAATTACGAGAGCAAGCTGAAACGATTTTAAAAAATAATCTCAGTCAAAATTCAGATATTCCTGCCAGCGAATTTCAGAAAATAATTCATGATTTGCAGGTTTATCAGATTGAGCTGGAACTCCAAAATGAAGAACTTAGGAATACGCAAACTCAATTAGAAACCTCCAAAAATAATTATGCAGAGCTTTACAATCAATCACCAGCCGGTTACGTTACCTTGAATCAAAATAGTATTATCCTCCAAGCAAATCAAACATTTATGGATATGGTTGGAAAGGATTCTTCAAAAGTATTGAATATAAGTTTTTCAGAGTTCCTTGATCCCGAAGACCGTTCCATTTTTTTAGCGAGGTTTCATGCTTTTTTTCGAAATCCTACCGAAAAATATATAGAATTAAAATTAGAAGGAAAAGGAGGAAAAATTATCTACGTTCGAATGGCGGGAAATTTATTAGTGGAAAACAATATTACTCCCAAAAAGGAATCAGCCACTCCTAAATTATTTTTAATAATTAACGATATAACAAGTGAAAAAAAAGTAGAAGAAACTCTTTTAGAGTCAAATACGAGATTAACACTCGGTATGCGCGTAGCAAATATGGCATGGTGGGAAATGGATATTGCAACAGGAAATGTTACTATTGATAAAAAGAAAGCGGAAATGCTTGGTTATCCCCCAGAAAGATTTAAACATTATAAAGATTTTACAGATTTAATTCATCCAGACGATCATACGAAGGCGATGAATGCATTGTTAGAGCATATATCAGGGCAAGTCGATCGATATGAAGTAGAGTATAGAATTTTAGCCAAATCCGGCGAATACAAATGGTTTTTAGATATTGGATCAATCGTGAAATGGAATGCATCAGGAAAACCACTAACCATTATTGGGCTAGTCAAAAATATTACAGACCGCAAGATAGCAGAAAATAAACTAATTGAATTAAATGCTACAAAAGATAAATTTTTTTCAATATTAGCGCATGATTTAAGAGGACCGATCGGAAGTTTGCATTCCTCTTTTGAATATTTATCGAATATTGATGAAAATACAAAGGTTGAAAAATTTAACCGATTTCTTCCTTTATTAAAAAATTCTGCAAAGTCGATTCTTACTCTTCTAGAAAACCTACTTGTTTGGGCGCGATCGCAAAAAGGGGATATTCCATATAACCCGTCAAAGCATAATCTCAACAATATAATTCATTCCAATATTCAATTGTTCTTAGCGACTGCTAAAGGAAGAAACGTAAAATTAACAACTCAATTAGAACAAGAATTTTATTCTTTTTTTGATGTTGATATGATAACAACTGTGCTTAGAAATCTAATCAGCAATGCTTTAAAATTTACAAACGAAAACGATTCGATTCAAATTTCTGTGCATACACTAGAAAATAAATTGGAAGTAAGAGTGGAAGATTCAGGAATTGGAATGCAGCAATCTACTTTAGAAACCTTGTTCAGGATAGACGTAAGACACCAAAGTAACGCAGGAACAAATGGGGAAAAAGGTACGGGACTAGGTCTTATACTATGCAAAGAATTTTTAGATAAACACAATGAAAAAATATCGGCAACCTCAGAACTTGGCAAAGGAAGTATGTTTATATTTACCCTCCCTAATCTAACAGAGAGTAGTTAA
- a CDS encoding PAS domain S-box protein, with protein MDENLEVRRFSPNVSKILKILSNDIGRPITHIPNYLLNFDLIKAIKETQNSTMHSEREVKTQDGNSYLLRIDPYVIGPKSFSGIIVSFVNITEIIQSREAFNNLEIRFQNLFNTMELGVVYQNSEGKIISANPAAERILGISFEQMQGKTSMDPEWRIIQEDGSNFNGNDHPAMIALRTGKTVKDVTMGIYNPVNDSYKWINVYATPLFTQNNSTPFQVYAVFNDITEKKIAESNLKDTLSMLNLAMDTANMAWWELDLTTGVVIFSKRKAEMLDYPPENFKHYQDFMDLVHPEDHEKTMDAMRNHMNGQVDKYLAEYRIKTRAGEYKWFHDTGSIVKRDSNNKPVKVAGLVIDITKQKEIESALFALQIEKEQSSITKDTHNE; from the coding sequence TTGGATGAAAATTTAGAAGTACGAAGATTTTCGCCTAACGTTTCTAAGATACTGAAAATTCTGAGCAATGATATCGGTCGACCGATTACGCATATACCAAATTATTTGCTGAACTTTGACTTGATTAAAGCGATTAAAGAAACCCAAAATTCAACGATGCATTCGGAGAGAGAAGTAAAAACGCAAGATGGAAACTCATATCTGCTTCGAATTGATCCTTATGTAATAGGTCCAAAATCCTTTTCGGGAATTATTGTTTCGTTTGTAAATATTACAGAAATTATTCAATCACGAGAAGCATTTAATAATCTGGAAATCCGTTTTCAGAATTTGTTTAATACTATGGAACTAGGAGTTGTATATCAAAATAGCGAAGGGAAAATCATTTCTGCTAATCCCGCGGCTGAGAGAATATTAGGAATCTCTTTTGAACAAATGCAAGGGAAAACCTCAATGGATCCAGAATGGCGTATCATTCAGGAAGACGGATCAAATTTTAATGGGAATGATCACCCTGCTATGATTGCACTTAGGACTGGTAAAACCGTTAAAGATGTCACAATGGGCATTTATAATCCAGTAAATGACTCTTATAAATGGATCAATGTTTATGCAACTCCGCTCTTTACCCAAAACAATTCTACTCCTTTTCAGGTCTATGCGGTTTTTAATGATATAACTGAAAAGAAAATTGCAGAGTCTAACTTAAAAGATACTCTATCAATGTTAAATTTGGCAATGGATACGGCGAATATGGCTTGGTGGGAATTGGATTTAACAACTGGCGTTGTCATTTTTAGTAAACGAAAAGCGGAAATGCTAGATTATCCGCCAGAGAATTTTAAACATTATCAAGATTTTATGGATTTAGTCCATCCAGAGGATCATGAAAAAACGATGGACGCAATGCGAAATCACATGAATGGACAAGTAGATAAATACTTAGCTGAATACAGAATAAAAACAAGAGCGGGTGAGTATAAATGGTTTCATGACACAGGCTCAATTGTAAAAAGAGATTCAAATAATAAACCTGTGAAAGTTGCAGGTTTGGTCATTGATATTACTAAGCAAAAAGAAATTGAATCTGCTTTGTTTGCACTGCAAATAGAAAAAGAGCAATCTAGTATCACAAAGGATACTCATAATGAATGA